A genomic region of Chryseobacterium sp. KACC 21268 contains the following coding sequences:
- a CDS encoding DUF4138 domain-containing protein — protein sequence MRTLLYTLLIFTAQFFTAQTATKEQIVSDLPEIEITEGINLHIISPEPIQYVDLSTEKLTGDLPATNIARIKITDHPDSDEKGKINIPSVFFNGNTIGIITVVAQSFIAQYKVVYRNQDNLNTITNIHIQPEAMQPVEFDKMVFSNLELRKFAMDIIRKKSEKNPIREEKNLKLSFQLNNVYVMSDYIFLDMTIKNNSNLSYDIEDLKFSLEDKKIHKATNNQSVDLTPILQLNPQKHFRKNFRNIYVFKKFTYPNSKVMMIRLIEEQLSGRTIEMKVIYSDILKADTF from the coding sequence ATGAGAACTTTATTATACACCCTTTTAATATTCACAGCTCAATTTTTCACGGCTCAAACTGCAACCAAAGAACAGATTGTTTCCGATTTACCTGAGATTGAAATTACCGAAGGCATCAACCTGCACATCATTTCGCCGGAACCCATTCAGTACGTGGATTTGTCAACAGAAAAACTGACTGGAGATTTGCCTGCTACAAACATTGCCAGAATAAAGATCACAGACCATCCTGATTCTGACGAGAAAGGAAAAATCAATATACCTTCCGTTTTTTTTAATGGAAATACTATTGGGATCATTACCGTTGTCGCACAATCTTTCATTGCACAGTACAAAGTTGTTTATCGAAATCAGGATAACCTCAATACGATTACCAATATTCATATACAGCCCGAAGCGATGCAGCCTGTAGAATTTGATAAAATGGTGTTCTCTAATCTTGAGTTGAGAAAATTTGCAATGGATATTATTCGAAAAAAATCTGAAAAAAATCCGATTAGAGAAGAAAAAAATCTAAAACTCAGCTTCCAGCTCAATAATGTCTATGTGATGAGTGATTATATTTTTTTAGATATGACCATCAAGAATAATTCTAATCTGAGCTATGATATTGAGGATTTGAAATTCTCCTTGGAAGACAAAAAAATACACAAAGCCACCAATAACCAAAGTGTAGATCTAACACCCATTTTACAGCTCAATCCGCAGAAACACTTCAGAAAAAATTTCAGGAATATTTATGTTTTCAAAAAATTCACTTACCCAAACAGTAAAGTGATGATGATTCGCTTGATTGAAGAACAGCTCTCGGGGCGCACCATAGAAATGAAAGTCATCTATTCAGATATTCTGAAAGCAGATACCTTTTAA
- a CDS encoding M23 family metallopeptidase, protein MKKLKYKFTLMALFYSSLSFAQFNTIIPTLPKKSENIKVSDKTNIDEPVNQKKNKKTWKEVLNIITKSDLKNQIDSLKILIKEYGSVKDEGINDIEKLKTSLTQLTQNQLEDHRETSKKQAAVTTYDFVDEPKKYFSKIVMPLKNKLTVTSSYGTRTHPIFGSKKMHNGIDLKANYENVYSVIDGIVTATGWDSKGGGNFIKVKHFNRFETTYMHLSEIYYRIGEKVKAGFIIGKSGNSGNSTGPHLHFSVKEFGQSINPSHFLNDLTKVNNLITNHYEH, encoded by the coding sequence ATGAAAAAACTAAAATACAAATTTACTTTGATGGCGCTGTTTTACAGTAGCTTATCATTTGCGCAATTTAATACGATTATACCAACATTACCAAAAAAATCTGAAAATATAAAAGTATCAGATAAAACTAACATTGACGAACCGGTAAACCAGAAAAAGAATAAAAAAACGTGGAAAGAGGTTTTAAACATCATCACAAAATCAGATCTGAAAAATCAAATTGATTCCCTGAAAATACTCATTAAAGAATATGGAAGTGTAAAGGATGAAGGGATAAATGACATTGAAAAACTCAAAACTTCTTTAACGCAGCTCACACAAAATCAGCTTGAAGATCATAGAGAAACATCAAAGAAGCAGGCTGCAGTTACGACTTATGATTTTGTAGATGAACCAAAAAAATATTTTTCAAAAATTGTAATGCCACTTAAAAATAAATTGACAGTAACATCATCTTATGGAACCAGAACGCATCCCATTTTCGGAAGCAAAAAAATGCACAACGGGATCGACCTTAAAGCCAACTATGAAAATGTCTATTCCGTAATAGATGGAATTGTTACGGCAACTGGTTGGGATTCTAAAGGCGGTGGAAATTTCATCAAAGTAAAACATTTCAACCGTTTTGAAACAACCTATATGCACTTATCAGAGATCTATTATCGGATTGGCGAAAAAGTAAAAGCTGGTTTTATCATTGGCAAAAGTGGCAATTCCGGAAACTCAACGGGACCACATTTGCATTTTTCGGTAAAAGAATTTGGACAAAGCATCAATCCTTCTCATTTTTTAAACGACCTCACAAAAGTAAACAATTTAATAACAAACCATTATGAACACTAA
- a CDS encoding SNF2-related protein, whose product MKDEDFFNEINDDISVVEGNKKELIVFTNSKDTLSFLELLQLNKQVNNRTLITLNSGSNSKKFLNRYQNYDGKMFLCLTGDRTGNAITRKILTEFTGKNIKDVRPLYEISENGNQDLTEYLQNKLKLQDKNTNLVEPKISENESNAIESGRTSDSQQVGKGTPEQNPAELGSKIQSEQNGSYGRRQAVGSNNAGNGLAVTERSDLGNRNRDRGRGSNGGTQPQNAQENEGREHSLGGILSGRRVSDRRRPNGGLSEVSENITQNDELETLVEKYKGQKLTNEQVAEVVSAACFVSSDHKINLKENLHITNDLKEICSQFRSGGTAKEGRGILDEYYTQDKIVDAVHNLIKDHFKTQKEISVLEPSVGTGNFIYATHELSVNSKIAGFEINETTAKIAKILHPEADINLRSFETEFIDEKGNKKDFSQQYDLVIGNPPYGEHRGFYKGLGEEPQISKYEDYFVKRSLDSLKPNGVLAMVLPSGWLNRQKNLQNVSVLEGFRLPNGAFAGTQIGTDIIILRKNTQNISTDISNYFDNNPARILGETQEKTNRFGRLEKYIHGNLDEALFKIEQYKNRKETQWIGNLFEDLFLEEEPKGENKIPVPKRGSAEIEDSTRIENQNENELNVTETQEKIELVLSKLNNIKFKSPTITIEISKYEKLREDLITKPASFSEEKLTELIEKSDRIISIHNTKNQNEYKIQSKPELKKGVLKYQFSKQDKIVNTSLQNSSDISKEQIEAFRDTNYDGTLNNREKHYQFANFIDGNWVHDSYYTEGNVYAKLEQLERDFSDKNAVGGTENQYEKQKALLENVLPKAKSLDEIYISPNHEFVHKFGLGQIEKDQYNHITKRTESVIVDYNLAERFKDFVDTLSSEAFAGSSAWEVRSFVDNETVTGSDKERNALVRERRKTAANDLFYKFVREELSDDIRNRFVKDFNRNYNNIHVPDYSKFPLFSRIYLHFKGQKLRLTEVQKAGIGRQTTKGVGLLAHEVGFGKTLSGILSMHEAMERGNARRPIIVVPNDSILKQWVETIFETIPNAKINVLGNLGKDYDLSKFDNKDGEITIITYEGFNNIGFSSEVTEKLSSKFSYISTSELKGVTNTERDIQIEIQKEKEIEGKMKRGKIYDWEDFGFDHLTYDEVHNANHIVGKVKIEDRRFASDFRSQNQQTSKLGINTWMAAQYIQDKNDGRNVTLLSATPFTNKPLEYYSILSLIANKRLEESGYFNVNTFFETFMEADNDMEIDAKGDVKFKANVRRFKNNSLFQQLLSEFIDIKGEEDNPELIRPNKINKEYRIEQNDLTKEQYDMLNENFSETEKGAILTHILNARLIAISPYLSPYYNEEEPSVKEFIENSPKFKQTMDLIHQNKKDIPKSGQIIYSELAVAQFPKLKEYLITEIDFKPEEIGLITGATNKNQRISIQNDFNEGKIKVVIGSEAIQEGMNLQENTTDVYMLTLPYNFTSLRQVEGRAWRQGNRNENVRINFMLTNDSIDVFMLQKLQSKQARYLEAMKNGADVLDISDISTQELKTSIITNPETRANIEIELIKKKIESEKNKHLADNAFVLRKYEDFVKVKELVTKAEHSYNRIEGYSKNEDVNSDYWRTQLPSYQRTIDQHKAQGQEVIDNLAAKGVNVAEIEKQTKATEEKISELDKKLEELPEMKENLIAKYKIEKQNNSNNLKTDFKSERAAENKMIFKLDNEALITSSKPDNLLNYLNIMREGENYQNSYLGKRR is encoded by the coding sequence GTGAAAGATGAAGATTTTTTTAATGAGATAAATGATGACATTTCTGTAGTTGAAGGAAATAAAAAGGAACTTATTGTTTTCACAAACAGTAAGGATACGCTTTCATTCTTGGAGCTTCTTCAATTGAACAAACAAGTCAATAATAGAACATTGATTACCCTTAATTCAGGTTCAAATAGCAAAAAGTTCCTCAATAGATACCAGAATTATGATGGTAAAATGTTTCTTTGTCTTACCGGGGATAGAACGGGAAATGCAATAACCAGGAAAATTCTTACAGAATTTACTGGCAAAAATATCAAAGACGTTCGTCCATTGTATGAAATTTCTGAAAATGGGAATCAAGACCTGACCGAATATCTACAGAATAAACTCAAGCTTCAAGATAAAAATACTAATTTAGTTGAACCAAAAATTTCTGAAAATGAAAGCAATGCAATTGAATCCGGAAGAACATCCGATTCTCAGCAAGTGGGAAAAGGAACACCTGAACAAAACCCTGCAGAACTTGGCTCAAAAATCCAATCCGAGCAAAACGGAAGTTACGGAAGAAGACAAGCAGTGGGCAGCAACAATGCTGGAAATGGACTTGCAGTCACAGAACGGAGCGATTTGGGAAACCGAAACCGAGACCGAGGAAGAGGATCCAATGGTGGAACACAACCGCAAAATGCTCAAGAAAATGAGGGAAGAGAACATTCCCTGGGCGGAATCTTATCCGGGAGACGTGTATCCGATAGAAGAAGACCCAACGGAGGACTTTCCGAGGTAAGTGAAAATATTACTCAAAATGATGAGTTAGAAACCCTTGTCGAAAAATATAAAGGTCAAAAACTGACCAATGAACAAGTTGCGGAAGTAGTTTCTGCAGCTTGTTTTGTTTCCAGTGATCACAAAATTAATCTGAAGGAAAACCTACATATTACTAATGATTTAAAAGAAATTTGCAGCCAATTCCGAAGCGGAGGAACGGCAAAAGAAGGAAGAGGGATTTTAGACGAATATTATACGCAGGATAAAATTGTTGATGCAGTTCATAATTTAATTAAAGACCATTTTAAAACTCAAAAAGAAATTTCCGTTTTAGAACCAAGTGTTGGAACTGGAAATTTCATCTATGCTACTCACGAGCTATCTGTAAATTCTAAAATTGCAGGATTTGAAATCAACGAGACCACCGCAAAAATTGCCAAGATTCTGCATCCCGAAGCTGACATCAATCTTCGTTCGTTTGAAACTGAATTCATTGACGAAAAAGGAAATAAAAAGGACTTTTCTCAGCAATACGATTTGGTAATTGGAAATCCGCCCTATGGCGAACATCGAGGATTTTACAAGGGATTGGGCGAAGAACCGCAAATTTCGAAGTATGAAGATTATTTTGTTAAACGGTCATTAGATTCTTTGAAACCCAACGGCGTTTTGGCGATGGTTCTTCCATCAGGTTGGCTCAACCGACAAAAGAATTTACAAAATGTTAGTGTTTTGGAAGGTTTCCGTTTACCCAATGGCGCTTTTGCAGGAACACAAATCGGAACCGACATCATTATTCTAAGAAAAAACACTCAAAATATCTCTACTGATATTTCTAACTATTTCGATAATAACCCAGCAAGAATTTTGGGAGAAACCCAAGAAAAAACCAACCGTTTCGGTCGATTAGAAAAATATATTCACGGAAATTTAGATGAAGCTTTATTTAAGATTGAACAGTATAAAAATAGGAAAGAAACCCAGTGGATCGGAAATCTGTTTGAAGATTTGTTTTTAGAGGAAGAACCTAAAGGTGAAAATAAAATTCCTGTACCCAAAAGAGGAAGTGCAGAAATCGAAGATTCTACGAGGATTGAAAACCAAAATGAAAATGAACTCAATGTAACAGAAACTCAAGAAAAAATTGAACTGGTACTTTCTAAACTCAATAACATCAAGTTTAAATCTCCGACAATCACTATTGAAATAAGCAAGTATGAAAAGCTGCGAGAAGATCTAATCACAAAACCAGCATCATTTTCGGAGGAAAAATTAACAGAACTTATTGAGAAAAGTGATAGGATTATTTCTATTCACAATACAAAAAATCAGAACGAGTATAAAATTCAGTCAAAACCCGAACTCAAAAAAGGTGTTTTAAAATATCAATTCTCCAAGCAAGATAAAATTGTCAATACTTCATTACAAAACAGTTCTGATATTAGCAAGGAACAAATTGAAGCGTTCAGAGATACCAATTATGACGGTACATTAAATAATCGCGAAAAGCATTATCAATTTGCCAACTTCATTGATGGAAACTGGGTTCACGATTCTTATTACACCGAAGGAAATGTTTACGCGAAACTGGAACAATTGGAGCGTGATTTTTCTGATAAAAATGCAGTTGGAGGGACAGAAAACCAATACGAAAAACAAAAAGCATTATTAGAAAATGTCCTACCAAAAGCGAAATCACTGGATGAAATTTATATCAGTCCGAACCACGAGTTCGTACACAAATTTGGGTTAGGTCAAATAGAAAAAGACCAATACAATCATATTACAAAACGTACCGAATCAGTCATCGTAGATTACAATCTTGCCGAAAGATTCAAAGATTTTGTCGACACTTTGTCAAGTGAAGCCTTTGCGGGTTCTTCAGCTTGGGAAGTGCGAAGCTTTGTAGATAATGAAACGGTTACAGGAAGCGATAAAGAGAGAAATGCTTTAGTCCGTGAAAGACGAAAAACTGCAGCGAATGATTTGTTTTACAAGTTTGTTCGGGAAGAACTTTCCGATGATATTAGAAATCGCTTTGTAAAAGACTTTAATCGAAACTACAATAACATTCACGTTCCGGATTATTCTAAATTCCCATTATTTTCCAGAATCTATCTGCATTTCAAAGGTCAGAAATTGCGTTTGACCGAAGTTCAGAAAGCAGGAATCGGAAGACAGACCACAAAAGGAGTAGGGCTCTTAGCGCACGAAGTGGGTTTTGGTAAAACATTATCAGGAATCCTTTCTATGCACGAAGCAATGGAAAGAGGAAATGCGAGAAGACCAATCATCGTTGTTCCAAATGACAGCATTTTGAAACAATGGGTGGAAACGATATTTGAAACCATTCCCAATGCGAAAATCAATGTTTTAGGGAATTTAGGGAAAGACTATGACCTTTCGAAATTTGATAATAAAGACGGAGAAATTACCATTATTACTTATGAGGGTTTCAATAATATCGGGTTTTCATCAGAAGTAACTGAAAAACTTTCTTCAAAATTCAGTTACATCTCTACAAGCGAGCTGAAAGGTGTTACCAATACAGAAAGAGACATCCAAATTGAAATTCAGAAAGAAAAGGAGATCGAGGGAAAAATGAAGCGTGGAAAGATCTATGATTGGGAAGATTTTGGATTCGATCATTTGACGTACGACGAAGTTCACAATGCCAATCATATTGTAGGAAAAGTAAAAATAGAAGACCGAAGATTTGCGTCCGATTTTAGAAGCCAAAACCAACAGACTTCCAAATTGGGAATCAATACCTGGATGGCAGCTCAGTATATTCAAGATAAAAATGATGGCAGAAATGTGACACTACTTTCAGCAACACCTTTTACGAACAAGCCTTTGGAATATTATTCCATTCTTTCTTTGATAGCAAATAAAAGATTAGAAGAATCGGGATATTTCAACGTCAATACATTCTTCGAGACCTTTATGGAAGCTGATAATGATATGGAGATTGATGCAAAAGGGGATGTGAAGTTTAAAGCCAATGTTCGGAGATTTAAAAATAATTCGCTGTTTCAGCAATTACTTTCGGAATTCATTGATATAAAAGGAGAGGAGGATAACCCTGAATTGATCCGTCCGAATAAAATTAACAAAGAGTATAGAATTGAGCAGAATGATCTGACAAAAGAACAATATGACATGCTCAATGAAAATTTCAGCGAAACTGAAAAGGGAGCAATTCTAACGCATATTCTTAATGCCCGATTAATTGCAATTTCACCATATCTATCACCGTATTATAATGAAGAAGAACCTTCCGTTAAAGAATTCATAGAAAATTCTCCCAAGTTTAAACAGACGATGGATTTAATTCATCAAAATAAAAAAGACATTCCAAAATCCGGACAAATTATTTATTCTGAATTGGCGGTTGCTCAATTTCCAAAATTAAAAGAATATCTCATTACAGAAATTGATTTCAAACCTGAAGAAATTGGTCTTATTACCGGAGCTACCAATAAAAATCAAAGAATTTCTATTCAAAATGATTTTAATGAAGGAAAAATAAAAGTAGTTATTGGAAGCGAAGCCATTCAGGAAGGAATGAATCTTCAGGAAAATACTACGGATGTGTACATGCTTACATTACCCTACAATTTCACGTCTTTGCGACAGGTGGAAGGGCGGGCGTGGCGTCAAGGAAATAGGAATGAAAATGTACGGATTAACTTTATGCTTACCAATGATAGTATAGATGTTTTTATGCTTCAAAAACTGCAATCCAAACAGGCAAGATACCTGGAAGCGATGAAAAATGGAGCCGATGTTTTGGATATTTCAGACATAAGTACCCAGGAATTAAAAACTTCAATCATCACCAATCCTGAAACAAGAGCTAATATTGAAATTGAACTTATCAAAAAGAAGATTGAAAGCGAGAAAAATAAACATCTGGCAGATAATGCTTTTGTTTTAAGGAAGTATGAAGATTTCGTAAAAGTGAAAGAATTGGTTACAAAAGCTGAACATTCGTACAATAGGATCGAAGGATACTCAAAAAATGAAGATGTAAATTCTGACTACTGGAGAACGCAGTTACCTTCTTATCAAAGGACAATTGATCAACATAAAGCTCAAGGTCAAGAAGTGATTGACAATCTCGCCGCAAAAGGGGTCAATGTTGCAGAAATTGAGAAGCAAACTAAAGCTACTGAAGAGAAGATTTCTGAATTGGATAAAAAGTTGGAAGAACTACCCGAAATGAAAGAGAATCTTATTGCAAAATATAAAATTGAAAAACAGAATAATTCCAACAATTTGAAGACTGACTTCAAATCAGAACGAGCAGCCGAAAACAAAATGATTTTCAAATTAGATAATGAAGCTTTAATTACATCTTCAAAACCTGATAATTTATTGAATTATTTAAATATAATGAGAGAAGGCGAAAATTATCAAAATTCATATTTAGGTAAAAGGCGATAA
- a CDS encoding type IV secretion system DNA-binding domain-containing protein — protein MQEQQHQIKIYGFLQKAVYAVVALDCASLFYLNADVPVVSNLLKNFSKLSFIYPPINAKFATLILIGLVAVGTKAKKKKDLNIATEIVVPMIAGLLMIFSSLVWQNEAGNAQLPKVFPGFNLYQVIYAILSFLGSVILQMGADSISKLMQQKMGKDRWNVEEESFDQNQELVTSDVTINIPYLFRYKNKSNKGWMNINPFRGTMVIGTPGSGKSFGVINPAIRQLIAKGFCLCIYDFKFPDLAQIAYYHYLLKKSKEAEYDYNFHVINLNEVEKSKRVNPFHKKYIQTLAEAQEMAESMVSSLQKGGSSSGGGSEAFFTQSAINFLSSCIYFFATFENGKYSDLPHILSFMNRSYKEIFDTLFTNEEIFSLLSPFKTAYDNKAFDQLEGQIGTLKIFLSRLATKESFWVFSGDEVELKITDRDNPSIIILASDPGTQDINSALYSSVLNRTLRLINSKHNLPGGIIADEFPTIYIHKIDNIVATARSNRVAVLLGLQELPQLRQFYKKEVADTISAIVGNILSGSARDKNTLDWLEKLFGKIKQKSYSQSISQQGTTTSINEKMDNMIPAGKIAALKTGEMVGMIAQGEENDVQEYKTSAVNGKINLDMKAIQEEEKNYVKMPSYYSFVDKKGVNRKEEVLMTNFRKINKEVELIVNENIKAA, from the coding sequence ATGCAAGAACAACAACATCAAATAAAGATCTATGGCTTTCTGCAAAAAGCAGTGTACGCTGTGGTTGCATTAGACTGTGCTTCGCTTTTTTATCTGAATGCTGATGTTCCGGTAGTGTCCAACTTGCTGAAAAATTTTTCAAAGCTGAGCTTTATCTACCCACCTATCAATGCCAAATTTGCGACATTGATTCTTATTGGATTGGTAGCTGTCGGAACAAAAGCCAAGAAAAAGAAAGACTTAAATATCGCAACAGAAATTGTCGTTCCTATGATTGCGGGATTGCTGATGATTTTTTCTTCATTAGTCTGGCAAAATGAGGCAGGAAATGCACAGCTTCCAAAAGTATTTCCCGGATTTAATCTCTATCAGGTAATCTATGCTATTCTTTCTTTTTTAGGGTCAGTTATTCTCCAAATGGGTGCAGACAGTATTTCTAAACTGATGCAGCAAAAAATGGGAAAAGACCGATGGAACGTGGAGGAAGAATCTTTTGACCAAAATCAAGAACTGGTAACGTCGGACGTCACAATCAACATTCCATATTTATTCCGTTACAAAAACAAGAGCAATAAAGGCTGGATGAACATCAATCCTTTTAGAGGAACAATGGTCATCGGAACACCAGGTTCTGGAAAGTCGTTTGGTGTCATCAATCCTGCCATAAGACAATTGATCGCCAAAGGTTTCTGTCTCTGCATCTACGATTTTAAATTTCCTGATTTAGCACAGATTGCATACTACCATTATTTGTTGAAAAAAAGTAAGGAGGCAGAATACGATTACAATTTCCACGTCATTAATCTCAACGAGGTTGAAAAATCAAAAAGAGTCAATCCGTTTCATAAAAAGTACATCCAAACTTTGGCAGAAGCTCAGGAAATGGCAGAATCGATGGTTTCATCTTTACAGAAAGGAGGTTCGAGTTCAGGAGGTGGTTCCGAAGCTTTCTTTACCCAATCTGCGATTAATTTCCTTTCATCCTGTATTTATTTTTTTGCAACATTCGAAAATGGAAAATATTCTGATTTGCCTCATATTCTTTCTTTTATGAACAGAAGCTATAAAGAAATTTTCGATACTCTTTTTACCAATGAAGAAATTTTCTCTTTGCTGTCACCTTTCAAGACGGCCTATGACAACAAAGCATTTGACCAATTGGAAGGACAAATCGGAACACTCAAAATTTTCCTTTCCCGATTGGCAACCAAAGAAAGTTTTTGGGTGTTTTCAGGAGATGAAGTGGAATTGAAGATAACCGACAGAGATAATCCTTCTATTATTATTCTGGCATCAGACCCGGGAACACAGGATATTAATTCTGCATTGTATTCTTCGGTATTAAACAGGACTTTAAGATTGATCAATTCCAAACACAATTTGCCGGGAGGAATTATTGCAGACGAATTTCCTACAATTTATATTCATAAAATTGACAACATTGTAGCCACTGCGAGAAGCAACAGAGTTGCTGTTTTATTAGGCCTTCAGGAGCTTCCACAACTTCGACAATTTTACAAAAAGGAAGTTGCTGATACGATTTCTGCCATTGTTGGAAATATTCTTTCCGGTTCTGCCAGAGACAAAAATACATTGGATTGGTTAGAGAAACTATTTGGGAAAATTAAACAGAAATCATACTCGCAATCTATTTCCCAACAAGGAACAACCACTAGCATTAATGAAAAAATGGACAATATGATTCCTGCAGGAAAAATCGCAGCCTTGAAAACAGGAGAGATGGTTGGGATGATAGCGCAAGGAGAAGAAAATGATGTGCAAGAATATAAAACGTCCGCAGTGAATGGTAAAATTAATTTAGATATGAAAGCGATTCAAGAAGAAGAAAAAAACTATGTGAAAATGCCGTCATATTACTCTTTTGTAGATAAAAAGGGGGTTAATCGCAAAGAAGAGGTGTTGATGACCAATTTTAGAAAAATCAATAAAGAAGTTGAACTCATTGTGAATGAAAATATAAAAGCTGCATAA
- the traM gene encoding conjugative transposon protein TraM, with the protein MKKINFKDKKYVLPLLALPFLFLFGYVGAQFMKEDASAKDKPKELSLSLGETQDSIMTKNDAYDEFFKKEDNRTMLGGLDKESDSLLSYDDQLSLDQKRKIDSLKAVSGRQNRYQAKGDQSSYYNPNQQQGDDKDYKRSSEIIKMLNEKSYGNENNKYSDTQKEKPQSAQPDPVKYLKEQMLVMDSLEKSRDPEYQNKLAAEQRLKSNKDKMNDFLNSTFNVSKSGINSGFNAFYKEKENSFIKAVIDENNKGFLGSRIRFRLLEDIFVGNKKIGKGSILYGQISGFSMQRVNLNIVSVFTKGEIYPVNLSIYDVDGMKGLYVPQSVFRDMMREMGSNSVQGIQMDMGGKGFFSSIGSSLFTSTSKSIANLIKENKAKLKYNSYVFLIDEKQLKDSQNQQKK; encoded by the coding sequence ATTAAAAAGATCAATTTTAAAGATAAGAAATACGTTTTGCCACTTTTGGCTTTGCCGTTTCTTTTTCTTTTCGGCTACGTGGGAGCGCAGTTTATGAAGGAAGATGCTTCTGCAAAGGATAAGCCCAAAGAACTGTCTCTTTCATTAGGCGAAACGCAGGATTCTATTATGACCAAAAACGATGCTTACGATGAATTCTTTAAAAAAGAGGATAACCGAACAATGCTTGGAGGTTTGGATAAGGAATCAGACAGTTTACTAAGCTATGATGATCAATTATCATTAGACCAAAAAAGAAAAATAGATTCATTAAAAGCGGTCAGCGGAAGACAGAATAGATATCAGGCAAAAGGAGATCAATCTTCATATTACAATCCCAATCAACAGCAAGGAGATGATAAAGATTATAAAAGGTCTTCAGAGATCATCAAAATGCTAAATGAAAAATCTTATGGAAATGAAAATAACAAATACTCTGATACACAAAAAGAAAAACCTCAGTCCGCCCAACCAGATCCTGTAAAATATCTGAAAGAGCAGATGCTGGTAATGGATTCATTAGAAAAATCCCGTGATCCTGAATACCAAAATAAACTCGCAGCAGAACAGAGATTGAAATCAAATAAGGATAAGATGAACGATTTTCTCAATTCAACTTTCAATGTGAGCAAATCCGGAATCAACAGCGGTTTTAATGCTTTCTATAAGGAAAAGGAAAATAGTTTTATCAAAGCGGTCATTGACGAAAACAACAAAGGATTTTTAGGAAGCAGGATCAGGTTCCGCTTGTTGGAAGACATCTTTGTTGGAAACAAAAAGATTGGCAAAGGTTCTATACTATATGGTCAAATTTCGGGATTTTCAATGCAAAGAGTCAATCTCAATATTGTTTCGGTCTTTACAAAAGGAGAGATCTATCCGGTCAATCTATCCATTTACGATGTTGACGGGATGAAAGGATTGTACGTTCCACAAAGTGTTTTTAGAGATATGATGCGGGAAATGGGTAGCAACTCAGTTCAAGGAATACAGATGGATATGGGCGGAAAAGGATTTTTTTCAAGTATTGGAAGCAGCCTTTTTACTTCGACGTCTAAATCCATCGCCAATCTGATCAAAGAAAATAAAGCAAAACTGAAATACAACTCATATGTCTTTTTGATCGACGAAAAACAATTGAAAGATTCACAAAACCAACAAAAAAAATAA
- the traK gene encoding conjugative transposon protein TraK encodes MLIKNIEQRIKINKVFSISTIVFAVFIVIAGFFFAYRMIEDSRRSIYILDNGVPVLAKQTDVLLNRPVEYKAQIELFHRLFFTLAPDDTYIKDNIQKSLYLIDDSGKKEYTNLKEKGFYNQIIASSSMVSIHTDSIALNMEQKKFSFFGKQMITRKSSVITRMLITEGFFEDIIRSPNNPHGVILKNWRIINNEELSNQNKNSY; translated from the coding sequence ATGCTTATTAAAAACATAGAACAAAGAATTAAAATCAACAAGGTTTTTTCAATCTCAACCATTGTTTTTGCTGTTTTCATTGTCATTGCAGGGTTTTTCTTTGCGTACAGAATGATCGAGGATTCCAGAAGATCCATTTACATTTTAGATAATGGGGTTCCGGTTCTTGCCAAGCAAACGGACGTACTTCTCAACCGACCTGTTGAATACAAAGCGCAGATAGAACTTTTCCACAGACTGTTTTTCACACTCGCTCCAGATGATACCTATATTAAGGATAATATTCAAAAGTCATTATATCTCATTGATGACAGCGGGAAAAAAGAATATACCAATTTAAAGGAAAAAGGTTTTTACAATCAGATCATCGCCTCCAGTTCAATGGTCAGTATCCATACCGATTCAATTGCACTCAATATGGAACAAAAGAAATTCTCTTTTTTCGGGAAACAAATGATCACAAGAAAATCCTCTGTCATTACCAGAATGCTCATAACCGAAGGTTTCTTTGAAGACATCATCAGAAGTCCCAATAATCCTCACGGTGTGATTCTTAAAAACTGGCGAATCATCAATAACGAAGAACTATCCAATCAAAACAAAAATTCTTACTAA